In Candidatus Dormiibacterota bacterium, a genomic segment contains:
- a CDS encoding ferredoxin family protein, whose protein sequence is MPYVITEPCVDTKDRSCVDVCPVDCIHGEESDPMLYIDPAICIDCGACVSACPVEAIYAEPDVPPKWESYVEINARYYSDGHS, encoded by the coding sequence ATGCCATACGTGATTACGGAACCCTGCGTCGATACCAAGGATCGTTCCTGCGTCGACGTATGCCCGGTCGACTGCATCCACGGGGAGGAAAGCGACCCGATGCTGTACATCGATCCTGCCATCTGCATCGATTGCGGCGCCTGCGTGTCGGCCTGCCCGGTCGAGGCGATATACGCCGAGCCGGACGTGCCGCCGAAATGGGAATCGTATGTCGAGATCAACGCGCGCTACTATAGCGATGGGCACTCCTAA
- a CDS encoding nuclear transport factor 2 family protein: MSDVRPPLPPFTLETAIQKVRGAEDGWNSCDPERVALAYTEDSRWRNRDEFFQGRPAIVTFLKRKWSKELEYRLIKELWAFTDERIAVRFAYEWHDEQGNWFRSYGNENWRFDERGLMRQRYASINDLPIRESDRKYHWDRSKPRPAEHPGLSDLNF; the protein is encoded by the coding sequence ATGTCCGACGTACGTCCACCCCTGCCCCCCTTTACCCTTGAAACCGCGATCCAGAAAGTACGCGGCGCGGAAGACGGCTGGAATTCCTGCGATCCCGAACGCGTGGCATTGGCCTATACGGAAGACAGCCGTTGGCGCAATCGCGATGAGTTCTTTCAGGGACGCCCGGCAATCGTTACGTTCCTAAAGCGAAAATGGAGTAAGGAACTAGAGTATCGGCTCATCAAAGAACTGTGGGCGTTCACCGACGAACGCATCGCGGTCCGCTTTGCTTACGAGTGGCACGACGAGCAAGGAAACTGGTTCCGCTCGTACGGAAATGAGAATTGGCGGTTCGACGAACGAGGCCTGATGCGGCAGCGTTATGCCAGCATCAACGATCTGCCGATACGGGAATCCGATCGAAAGTATCACTGGGATCGATCCAAGCCGAGGCCGGCGGAGCATCCCGGCCTTAGCGACCTCAATTTCTAG
- a CDS encoding cytochrome c: MKNMRLVAGGLLGLTIVAALVPLFLGSVDLPTAQHHLLHAALIAGALISALLFAAPSHKTGAAHYGWLLVAILSPVAVMMLMWPSEYAWFERHPGGHVLEHLSIIGFAFATGYAGQRYAAGIGWVTGLSLLFMAIASAWGFGVAPAATGALAANVPARSAVASDAGSNSGPPNVVRGAALFSQNCAVCHGVQGAGGEGPSLKGEKTRKNLQQAQQWIMNPGAPMPKLFPGTLSRADVRDVAAYVETL, from the coding sequence ATGAAAAACATGCGTCTGGTTGCCGGCGGGCTTCTCGGATTGACGATCGTCGCAGCTCTCGTGCCGCTCTTTCTCGGCTCCGTCGATCTTCCGACCGCACAACATCACTTGCTTCACGCTGCCCTGATTGCGGGCGCCCTGATTTCAGCCTTGCTGTTCGCTGCGCCGTCGCACAAAACCGGGGCCGCACATTATGGGTGGTTGCTCGTCGCGATTCTCTCTCCGGTTGCCGTTATGATGTTGATGTGGCCTTCTGAATATGCATGGTTCGAACGGCATCCGGGGGGACACGTTCTCGAGCACCTGAGCATCATCGGGTTCGCGTTCGCCACGGGTTACGCGGGGCAACGGTACGCCGCGGGGATCGGCTGGGTGACCGGCTTAAGCTTGCTCTTCATGGCGATAGCTTCGGCGTGGGGCTTCGGTGTGGCACCGGCGGCGACCGGCGCGTTAGCCGCAAACGTTCCAGCGCGCTCCGCCGTTGCAAGCGATGCGGGGAGCAACTCCGGGCCCCCCAATGTCGTACGCGGTGCCGCCCTGTTTTCACAGAACTGTGCCGTATGTCACGGCGTCCAAGGAGCCGGAGGGGAAGGCCCGTCATTAAAAGGTGAAAAGACGCGCAAGAATTTGCAGCAGGCTCAGCAGTGGATTATGAATCCGGGCGCGCCGATGCCGAAACTCTTTCCCGGAACGCTTTCCCGCGCCGACGTTCGCGATGTAGCTGCCTACGTCGAAACGTTGTGA
- a CDS encoding cbb3-type cytochrome c oxidase subunit I has translation MSGIVAIDNPVGKRVMWTYIATGLAIFLLMVLVGIAMRASQAGWLTIDPGTFYSLLSLHGVGMITAMAIAGLGILWYLVSRYAKMNAGVAYLAFGFFLAGVVCVIVSVVPGHYGALWTMLYPLPFTGTYWPSWATGSWLIGNSLVMIGFMIWCAQILGALLERFGGIRGVLAIDYVFRNRAFIASGQEPPPPEMFAAAITAIDGFIGGTAGLLIVIAMIVHWIDPTVAINPLWAKNLIYQFGHTFANLTMYMAVAGVYVGLPMCTKREYHTSVPLAVAWWGTLTFVIIAYFHHLYMDFAQVQIVQYIGEISSYLAAIPVVVVTVYGGVMLVHRSGMKWSLGSMFLFAGMIGWVVGGSAAVLDATIPINVDLHNTLWVPGHFHTYLLEGVLLFVMGWAFVSLEQRAGTASNLVMRWLIGLGMFGGGALFLMPFYMAGAAGVPRRYASEPAPGPYFAGIATIGAVILLIGFLLAVFEALRLARLKRAGAVA, from the coding sequence ATGAGCGGCATCGTTGCGATAGATAACCCCGTCGGCAAACGGGTAATGTGGACCTACATTGCGACAGGGCTCGCGATTTTTCTCTTAATGGTTCTCGTGGGCATCGCTATGCGTGCCTCCCAGGCCGGATGGCTAACGATCGATCCGGGGACGTTCTACTCTCTCTTGAGCCTTCACGGCGTCGGCATGATCACCGCTATGGCGATCGCCGGCCTGGGTATCTTATGGTATCTGGTCAGCCGCTATGCCAAGATGAACGCGGGTGTTGCCTATCTCGCGTTCGGATTCTTTCTCGCAGGCGTCGTCTGCGTGATCGTTAGCGTAGTGCCGGGGCACTATGGCGCGCTTTGGACCATGCTCTATCCGTTGCCGTTTACCGGGACGTATTGGCCGAGTTGGGCTACCGGATCGTGGTTGATCGGTAACAGCCTGGTTATGATCGGCTTTATGATCTGGTGCGCCCAGATATTGGGGGCGCTGCTGGAGCGATTCGGTGGAATCCGCGGCGTGCTCGCTATCGATTACGTCTTTAGAAATCGTGCGTTCATTGCGAGCGGGCAAGAGCCCCCGCCGCCCGAGATGTTTGCGGCGGCGATTACCGCGATTGACGGATTCATCGGAGGCACCGCGGGGCTCCTAATCGTCATTGCGATGATCGTGCATTGGATCGACCCTACCGTAGCGATCAATCCGCTGTGGGCGAAGAACCTGATCTATCAATTCGGACATACGTTTGCCAACCTAACGATGTATATGGCCGTCGCGGGAGTGTATGTCGGGCTGCCGATGTGCACCAAGCGCGAATACCACACATCGGTCCCGCTGGCGGTTGCGTGGTGGGGGACGCTCACGTTCGTGATCATCGCGTATTTCCACCACCTGTATATGGATTTCGCGCAGGTGCAAATCGTGCAATACATCGGCGAGATCTCGTCGTATCTGGCCGCGATTCCGGTCGTCGTAGTAACCGTGTATGGCGGCGTGATGCTGGTCCACCGTTCGGGGATGAAGTGGAGCCTCGGGTCGATGTTCCTCTTCGCCGGCATGATCGGCTGGGTGGTCGGCGGCTCGGCTGCAGTCTTGGATGCGACCATTCCGATTAACGTCGATCTGCACAACACCCTATGGGTACCAGGACACTTCCATACCTATCTATTGGAAGGCGTTCTACTCTTCGTCATGGGATGGGCGTTCGTGAGCTTGGAACAGCGTGCGGGCACGGCGTCCAACCTCGTCATGCGATGGCTGATAGGTCTGGGAATGTTCGGTGGGGGCGCACTGTTCCTAATGCCGTTTTACATGGCAGGGGCGGCCGGCGTACCGCGGCGGTATGCCAGCGAGCCCGCGCCCGGCCCATATTTCGCAGGCATCGCTACGATCGGCGCGGTCATTCTGCTGATTGGATTTCTCCTGGCCGTCTTCGAGGCGTTGCGTTTAGCGCGGCTGAAGAGAGCGGGAGCCGTGGCATGA